A window from Brachyhypopomus gauderio isolate BG-103 chromosome 6, BGAUD_0.2, whole genome shotgun sequence encodes these proteins:
- the LOC143517696 gene encoding uncharacterized protein LOC143517696, with the protein MADLVLSRIMRRVRLIHRNVQQGSNGGLRDVAIIDSLIANLRRIENHLSGETFAELFESLTTLQSSITADVPTASYSAQRNSTGSRGRPRIDVSREQLELLFNQGFRAKAMARLLGCSSSFIYRKLRSLGISIRQRFTPISDNDLEQHVRMLHQQHPRAGCEMMRGYLSAASIHVPRHRVRETLNRIDPAAAAQRWSNVIARRTYHVPFPNSLWHIDGYMRLIRWGIVIHGGIDGYSRVITYLNASTDNTALTVLAHFVRASCRYGLPSRVRSDHGGENTMVALLMNLLNGEGRGSHITGLSVHNQRIERLWRDVFTQVIHYYYNLFYSYEDEGLLEPDNAIHKYSLQTVYLPEITERLETFRKAWNNHSMRSEHSHTPNQMWLEGMIGSQQADSTAINNVFGENPYSEDSLEILLAHHGVQLEQLEAEEEVFDQAVVVSRPHIGLNQEQQRTLQDVLTGITDLKDKYVTCCREITTMLSA; encoded by the exons ATGGCCGACTTGGTTCTGTCACGTATTATGAGGAGAGTCAGACTTATTCATAGAAACGTCCAGCAAGGCAGTAATGGAGGCTTGCGTGATGTTGCTATTATTGATTCTCTCATTGCTAATCTACGTCGTATTGAAAATCATTTGAGTGGGGAAACGTTTGCAGAATTGTTTGAGAGTCTGACTACATTACAGTCTTCCATAACTGCTGATGTGCCAACTGCTTCGTACTCTGCACAGCGTAACAGCACTG GCTCCCGGGGTAGACCCAGAATTGATGTGTCAAGAGAACAGCTGGAACTCTTATTCAACCAAGGATTTAGAGCAAAAGCAATGGCACGGCTTCTTGGCTGCTCATCGTCTTTCATTTACAGAAAACTCAGATCTTTGGGAATTTCGATAAGGCAAAGATTTACTCCCATCAGTGACAATGATCTTGAACAGCATGTACGAATGCTCCATCAGCAACATCCAAGGGCAGGTTGTGAG ATGATGAGGGGCTATCTTTCTGCTGCGAGTATACATGTACCTCGACATCGAGTGCGGGAGACACTGAACAGAATTGATCCAGCAGCAGCCGCACAAAGGTGGAGCAACGTTATTGCAAGGCGCACTTATCATGTACCATTTCCCAACAGTCTATGGCACATTGATGGATACATGCGCCTCATACG ctggGGTATTGTGATACATGGTGGTATAGATGGATATTCACGGGTCATCACCTACCTGAATGCCAGTACTGACAACACTGCCCTGACAGTTCTAGCTCACTTTGTAAGGGCAAGTTGCCGGTATGGACTTCCATCAAGGGTCAGATCAGACCATGGGGGTGAAAATACAATGGTAGCACTGTTAATGAACCTTTTGAATGGGGAAGGACGAGGGAGCCACATTACTGGGCTATCAGTTCACAATCAGCGAATTGAACGCCTCTGGAGGGATGTGTTCACACAAGTCATCCATTACTATTACAACTTGTTTTACTCTTATGAAGATGAAGGCCTTTTGGAACCAGACAATGCAATACATAAATACTCACTCCAAACAGTGTATCTTCCAGAAATTACAGAGAGATTGGAAACTTTCAGGAAGGCATGGAACAACCACAGCATGCGCAGTGAACATTCTCACACCCCTAACCAAATGTGGCTGGAGGGCATGATTGGCAGCCAGCAAGCAGACAGCACTGCAATCAACAATGTCTTTGGTGAGAATCCTTACAGTGAGGACAGCTTGGAAATACTGTTGGCACATCATGGTGTGCAGCTGGAGCAGTTAGAAGCCGAAGAGGAAGTCTTTGACCAGGCAGTAGTAGTGAGTCGACCACACATCGGTCTTAATCAAGAACAACAACGGACTCTTCAGGATGTTCTCACAGGAATTACAGACCTAAAAGACAAATACGTAACTTGCTGTAGAGAGATCACCACTATGCTTTCAGCCTAA